One stretch of Gambusia affinis linkage group LG05, SWU_Gaff_1.0, whole genome shotgun sequence DNA includes these proteins:
- the LOC122831516 gene encoding zinc finger protein 516-like isoform X1 gives MNPRDSVELMETQEKLTGKKANTEKEFEGEDDKIPEAYNCNICGRSFPFLSSFSQHMRRHTGARPYKCPYCDHRASQKGNLKVHIRSHKLGTLSSHHSNEDEEGGAEEEEMKVSEGLDGGTSPTKSSSACNKMINGDVGEESRRKMPARSMKREKSVSNQRPFCCRLCGYEALREDQLLSHIEKVHITADAEEDTVTVKEEVITEPDIVQPQSDGTFPCETCGQVFSQAWFLKSHMKKHAGILDHCCRICGRRFREAWFLKSHMKTHNTRSRSRSKADSAEPPITINDVAQDPDITTTSVTSVYQMCSKCGNLFHSKESLRAHDKVHSPNFGRKSPVHCRSTDDEDSPAAKRRLLEYFNLQCVEGKTPGEEEESEKRTLGQRIPELDPVCSYQAWQLATKGRVVEPVEPSYKASYGGGSLEDEALTDTAVVYEKENSRYVLQGQEKRSSGRRSSSGLGSHTSSGDRTPESLSDSEYRPSSRQDKRRPSQSQASFSKGKECFECGKMFRSRHQMIVHQRVHRKDGGRAPAGDKERTGRDDQWGPTSDLESGSPSRPSTPGYGDSPPASTLGDQASEMGTSNSGEIADEKPYICSLCDFVTAESQAYFTHVRVQHQTASKDRPSPVPSPSSSSDRGSLRSYPKLKKAFTPGLKTSPNAYLSSRPSSSDPAMIPMDLCVRANGIRGVASITLDKKNLPSHKCSFCSHSTRYPEVLWMHQTVAHRINSSSSNLAPKWAIKNNSKTSRDSSSSSKRRTGPPPVLEGKECQPLPQTVRSQRTQPPTCTSEVVKKSRPVSHAVTPSSSSTPCTPSSRISSSTSGKQVGKVPVRPVSSSTSKRMEDQSQRFRPKVEIYPRVSAQAPSGSLEKNTGSRSRPPASGLSSSGPSRMADRYMMPQEGLGFMLSNQHSLSEYSRARGSPHQPLPGSQIHSRPTPSRPNTNINHCLPTTHNYGVSQTQGAVAQASSSPSSSSIPSESRRDVKQEPIGETPDTSTDVLGYLKKYNPHNLAPFYHHWGAANSLMDPTGMLRSLMRQGQCFCRECGKSFSQPSHLRTHMRSHTGERPFCCQLCPYRASQKGNLKTHVQSVHHMPFDNSQCPDTRSSSLSQEEQSPAAAKHVPNLQ, from the exons ATGAATCCTAGAGACAGCGTAGAGCTCATGGAGACCCAAGAGAAGCTGACTGGCAAAAAAGCCAACACTGAAAAGGAGTTTGAAGGTGAGGATGACAAAATCCCAGAGGCATATAACTGCAACATCTGTGGACGCAGCTTCCCTTTCCTCAGCTCGTTCTCGCAGCACATGAGACGCCACACGGGCGCACGCCCTTATAAATGTCCCTACTGCGACCACAGGGCATCTCAGAAGGGCAACCTCAAAGTCCATATCCGCAGCCACAAACTGGGCACGCTGTCCAGCCACCACTCTAATGAGGACGAAGAGGGCGgggcagaggaagaggagatgaaAGTTTCTGAGGGTCTGGATGGAGGCACCAGTCCAACTAAGAGCAGCTCTGCCTGTAACAAGATGATCAACGGGGATGTCGGAGAGGAGAGTCGAAGGAAAATGCCAGCGCGGAgcatgaaaagagaaaagtctGTCAGCAACCAGCGGCCGTTTTGTTGCCGCCTGTGTGGGTACGAGGCCCTGCGGGAAGACCAGCTCCTGAGCCACATTGAGAAAGTCCACATAACAGCAGACGCAGAAGAGGACACAGTCACGGTTAAGGAAGAGGTCATTACCGAGCCTGATATCGTCCAGCCGCAAAGCGATGGGACATTCCCCTGCGAGACCTGTGGCCAGGTGTTCAGCCAGGCCTGGTTTCTGAAGTCACACATGAAGAAACACGCCGGAATCCTTGACCACTGCTGCCGAATATGTGGAAGAAGGTTCCGCGAAGCTTGGTTTCTCAAGTCTCATATGAAAACCCACAATACCAGGTCCAGGTCTCGCTCCAAAGCAGATTCGGCAGAGCCTCCCATCACTATAAATGACGTAGCACAAGATCCCGACATAACGACAACTTCTGTTACATCTGTCTATCAGATGTGCTCGAAATGTGGAAACCTTTTCCACAGCAAAGAAAGCCTGAGAGCCCACGATAAAGTTCATAGTCCTAATTTTGGCAGAAAATCCCCAGTCCACTGCAGGTCTACTGATGATGAGGATTCACCAGCTGCGAAGAGACGTCTCCTGGAATACTTTAACCTACAATGCGTTGAGGGAAAGACACCGGGTGAAGAAGAGGAAAGCGAGAAAAGGACTCTTGGTCAAAGAATTCCAGAACTAGATCCAGTTTGCAGCTACCAGGCTTGGCAATTAGCCACTAAAGGAAGAGTCGTGGAGCCAGTGGAGCCAAGTTACAAAGCTTCATATGGCGGAGGGAGCCTGGAGGACGAAGCCCTTACCGATACTGCAGTGGTTTATGAGAAGGAGAACAGCCGTTATGTCTTGCAAGGCCAAGAAAAACGCAGCTCAGGGAGACGGAGCAGCTCAGGGTTGGGAAGCCACACATCTTCAGGTGACAGGACACCGGAGAGCCTCAGTGACTCAGAGTACCGCCCCTCAAGTCGACAGGACAAACGACGACCATCCCAGTCACAAGCGTCTTTTTCCAAGGGCAAAGAGTGCTTTGAGTGTGGCAAGATGTTCCGCAGCCGCCATCAGATGATTGTCCACCAGCGGGTTCATAGGAAGGATGGCGGCAGGGCACCAGCGGGAGACAAGGAAAGAACTGGAAGGGATGATCAGTGGGGACCCACCAGTGACCTGGAGTCCGGTTCCCCCAGCAGACCCAGCACCCCAGGGTATGGAGATTCCCCACCTGCGTCGACGCTTGGAGATCAGGCTTCCGAGATGGGAACCTCAAACTCTGGCGAAATTGCAG aTGAAAAGCCGTACATCTGCAGCCTTTGTGACTTTGTCACCGCAGAGTCACAGGCTTACTTCACCCATGTTCGTGTGCAACACCAGACTGCCTCCAAAGACAGACCCAGCCCTGTCCCCAGTCCCAGCTCCAGCTCAGACAGAGGGTCCCTCCGCAGTTATCCCAAACTTAAGAAAGCTTTTACTCCAGGGCTAAAAACCTCTCCAAATGCTTATCTCTCTTCTCGTCCTTCTTCATCTGATCCCGCCATGATCCCGATGGATTTATGTGTGAGAGCCAATGGGATCAGGGGCGTAGCCTCCATAACTTTAGATAAAAAGAACCTCCCAAGCCATAAGTGCTCCTTCTGCTCTCACTCCACCCGCTACCCAGAGGTGCTCTGGATGCATCAGACTGTGGCTCATCGCATCAATAGCAGCAGCTCCAATCTGGCTCCAAAATGGGCTATTAAGAACAACTCTAAGACCTCCAGGGACAGCTCTTCGTCCTCAAAGAGACGCACCGGACCTCCACCTGTACTGGAAGGGAAGGAATGTCAGCCGCTCCCTCAGACGGTGCGGAGCCAGCGGACGCAGCCTCCTACCTGCACCAGTGAGGTTGTGAAAAAGAGCAGGCCGGTCAGTCACGCAGTCACCCCATCATCATCTTCTACACCTTGTACACCATCCTCAAGAATCTCTTCATCCACATCTGGCAAGCAGGTCGGGAAAGTCCCCGTTCGGCCGGTTAGCAGCAGCACCAGTAAACGTATGGAGGACCAAAGTCAGCGCTTCAGACCCAAGGTGGAAATATATCCTCGTGTCAGCGCTCAGGCACCTTCTGGCTCTTTGGAGAAGAACACCGGGAGCCGCTCTCGACCGCCTGCATCAGGCCTCAGCTCCTCCGGACCATCCAGGATGGCAGACCGCTACATGATGCCTCAGGAGGGCCTGGGCTTCATGCTGTCCAACCAACACAGCCTCTCAGAGTACAGCCGAGCCAGGGGCTCCCCTCATCAACCGCTCCCTGGTTCCCAAATCCACAGTCGCCCAACCCCTTCAAGACCCAACACAAACATCAACCACTGTTTGCCCACAACGCACAACTACGGCGTCTCCCAGACTCAGGGAGCCGTGGCGCAGGCTTCTTCCTCCCCCTCATCATCTTCGATACCATCAGAGAGCCGTAGGGATGTGAAGCAAGAGCCGATTGGAGAGACACCAGACACCTCAACTGACGTCCTGGGCTACCTTAAGAAATACAACCCGCACAATCTGGCTCCTTTCTACCACCACTGGGGTGCGGCCAACTCTCTGATGGACCCCACAG GGATGCTGAGGTCTCTGATGCGGCAGGGCCAGTGCTTCTGCCGCGAGTGCGGGAAAAGCTTCAGCCAGCCGAGCCACCTGCGCACGCACATGAGGTCCCACACAG
- the LOC122831516 gene encoding zinc finger protein 516-like isoform X2 — MNPRDSVELMETQEKLTGKKANTEKEFEGEDDKIPEAYNCNICGRSFPFLSSFSQHMRRHTGARPYKCPYCDHRASQKGNLKVHIRSHKLGTLSSHHSNEDEEGGAEEEEMKVSEGLDGGTSPTKSSSACNKMINGDVGEESRRKMPARSMKREKSVSNQRPFCCRLCGYEALREDQLLSHIEKVHITADAEEDTVTVKEEVITEPDIVQPQSDGTFPCETCGQVFSQAWFLKSHMKKHAGILDHCCRICGRRFREAWFLKSHMKTHNTRSRSRSKADSAEPPITINDVAQDPDITTTSVTSVYQMCSKCGNLFHSKESLRAHDKVHSPNFGRKSPVHCRSTDDEDSPAAKRRLLEYFNLQCVEGKTPGEEEESEKRTLGQRIPELDPVCSYQAWQLATKGRVVEPVEPSYKASYGGGSLEDEALTDTAVVYEKENSRYVLQGQEKRSSGRRSSSGLGSHTSSGDRTPESLSDSEYRPSSRQDKRRPSQSQASFSKGKECFECGKMFRSRHQMIVHQRVHRKDGGRAPAGDKERTGRDDQWGPTSDLESGSPSRPSTPGYGDSPPASTLGDQASEMGTSNSGEIADEKPYICSLCDFVTAESQAYFTHVRVQHQTASKDRPSPVPSPSSSSDRGSLRSYPKLKKAFTPGLKTSPNAYLSSRPSSSDPAMIPMDLCVRANGIRGVASITLDKKNLPSHKCSFCSHSTRYPEVLWMHQTVAHRINSSSSNLAPKWAIKNNSKTSRDSSSSSKRRTGPPPVLEGKECQPLPQTVRSQRTQPPTCTSEVVKKSRPVSHAVTPSSSSTPCTPSSRISSSTSGKQVGKVPVRPVSSSTSKRMEDQSQRFRPKVEIYPRVSAQAPSGSLEKNTGSRSRPPASGLSSSGPSRMADRYMMPQEGLGFMLSNQHSLSEYSRARGSPHQPLPGSQIHSRPTPSRPNTNINHCLPTTHNYGVSQTQGAVAQASSSPSSSSIPSESRRDVKQEPIGETPDTSTDVLGYLKKYNPHNLAPFYHHWGAANSLMDPTGMLRSLMRQGQCFCRECGKSFSQPSHLRTHMRSHTVGFDYNGLHRGTDAHTTASEAPKQGKGHSAASSAHTEHLRKGT; from the exons ATGAATCCTAGAGACAGCGTAGAGCTCATGGAGACCCAAGAGAAGCTGACTGGCAAAAAAGCCAACACTGAAAAGGAGTTTGAAGGTGAGGATGACAAAATCCCAGAGGCATATAACTGCAACATCTGTGGACGCAGCTTCCCTTTCCTCAGCTCGTTCTCGCAGCACATGAGACGCCACACGGGCGCACGCCCTTATAAATGTCCCTACTGCGACCACAGGGCATCTCAGAAGGGCAACCTCAAAGTCCATATCCGCAGCCACAAACTGGGCACGCTGTCCAGCCACCACTCTAATGAGGACGAAGAGGGCGgggcagaggaagaggagatgaaAGTTTCTGAGGGTCTGGATGGAGGCACCAGTCCAACTAAGAGCAGCTCTGCCTGTAACAAGATGATCAACGGGGATGTCGGAGAGGAGAGTCGAAGGAAAATGCCAGCGCGGAgcatgaaaagagaaaagtctGTCAGCAACCAGCGGCCGTTTTGTTGCCGCCTGTGTGGGTACGAGGCCCTGCGGGAAGACCAGCTCCTGAGCCACATTGAGAAAGTCCACATAACAGCAGACGCAGAAGAGGACACAGTCACGGTTAAGGAAGAGGTCATTACCGAGCCTGATATCGTCCAGCCGCAAAGCGATGGGACATTCCCCTGCGAGACCTGTGGCCAGGTGTTCAGCCAGGCCTGGTTTCTGAAGTCACACATGAAGAAACACGCCGGAATCCTTGACCACTGCTGCCGAATATGTGGAAGAAGGTTCCGCGAAGCTTGGTTTCTCAAGTCTCATATGAAAACCCACAATACCAGGTCCAGGTCTCGCTCCAAAGCAGATTCGGCAGAGCCTCCCATCACTATAAATGACGTAGCACAAGATCCCGACATAACGACAACTTCTGTTACATCTGTCTATCAGATGTGCTCGAAATGTGGAAACCTTTTCCACAGCAAAGAAAGCCTGAGAGCCCACGATAAAGTTCATAGTCCTAATTTTGGCAGAAAATCCCCAGTCCACTGCAGGTCTACTGATGATGAGGATTCACCAGCTGCGAAGAGACGTCTCCTGGAATACTTTAACCTACAATGCGTTGAGGGAAAGACACCGGGTGAAGAAGAGGAAAGCGAGAAAAGGACTCTTGGTCAAAGAATTCCAGAACTAGATCCAGTTTGCAGCTACCAGGCTTGGCAATTAGCCACTAAAGGAAGAGTCGTGGAGCCAGTGGAGCCAAGTTACAAAGCTTCATATGGCGGAGGGAGCCTGGAGGACGAAGCCCTTACCGATACTGCAGTGGTTTATGAGAAGGAGAACAGCCGTTATGTCTTGCAAGGCCAAGAAAAACGCAGCTCAGGGAGACGGAGCAGCTCAGGGTTGGGAAGCCACACATCTTCAGGTGACAGGACACCGGAGAGCCTCAGTGACTCAGAGTACCGCCCCTCAAGTCGACAGGACAAACGACGACCATCCCAGTCACAAGCGTCTTTTTCCAAGGGCAAAGAGTGCTTTGAGTGTGGCAAGATGTTCCGCAGCCGCCATCAGATGATTGTCCACCAGCGGGTTCATAGGAAGGATGGCGGCAGGGCACCAGCGGGAGACAAGGAAAGAACTGGAAGGGATGATCAGTGGGGACCCACCAGTGACCTGGAGTCCGGTTCCCCCAGCAGACCCAGCACCCCAGGGTATGGAGATTCCCCACCTGCGTCGACGCTTGGAGATCAGGCTTCCGAGATGGGAACCTCAAACTCTGGCGAAATTGCAG aTGAAAAGCCGTACATCTGCAGCCTTTGTGACTTTGTCACCGCAGAGTCACAGGCTTACTTCACCCATGTTCGTGTGCAACACCAGACTGCCTCCAAAGACAGACCCAGCCCTGTCCCCAGTCCCAGCTCCAGCTCAGACAGAGGGTCCCTCCGCAGTTATCCCAAACTTAAGAAAGCTTTTACTCCAGGGCTAAAAACCTCTCCAAATGCTTATCTCTCTTCTCGTCCTTCTTCATCTGATCCCGCCATGATCCCGATGGATTTATGTGTGAGAGCCAATGGGATCAGGGGCGTAGCCTCCATAACTTTAGATAAAAAGAACCTCCCAAGCCATAAGTGCTCCTTCTGCTCTCACTCCACCCGCTACCCAGAGGTGCTCTGGATGCATCAGACTGTGGCTCATCGCATCAATAGCAGCAGCTCCAATCTGGCTCCAAAATGGGCTATTAAGAACAACTCTAAGACCTCCAGGGACAGCTCTTCGTCCTCAAAGAGACGCACCGGACCTCCACCTGTACTGGAAGGGAAGGAATGTCAGCCGCTCCCTCAGACGGTGCGGAGCCAGCGGACGCAGCCTCCTACCTGCACCAGTGAGGTTGTGAAAAAGAGCAGGCCGGTCAGTCACGCAGTCACCCCATCATCATCTTCTACACCTTGTACACCATCCTCAAGAATCTCTTCATCCACATCTGGCAAGCAGGTCGGGAAAGTCCCCGTTCGGCCGGTTAGCAGCAGCACCAGTAAACGTATGGAGGACCAAAGTCAGCGCTTCAGACCCAAGGTGGAAATATATCCTCGTGTCAGCGCTCAGGCACCTTCTGGCTCTTTGGAGAAGAACACCGGGAGCCGCTCTCGACCGCCTGCATCAGGCCTCAGCTCCTCCGGACCATCCAGGATGGCAGACCGCTACATGATGCCTCAGGAGGGCCTGGGCTTCATGCTGTCCAACCAACACAGCCTCTCAGAGTACAGCCGAGCCAGGGGCTCCCCTCATCAACCGCTCCCTGGTTCCCAAATCCACAGTCGCCCAACCCCTTCAAGACCCAACACAAACATCAACCACTGTTTGCCCACAACGCACAACTACGGCGTCTCCCAGACTCAGGGAGCCGTGGCGCAGGCTTCTTCCTCCCCCTCATCATCTTCGATACCATCAGAGAGCCGTAGGGATGTGAAGCAAGAGCCGATTGGAGAGACACCAGACACCTCAACTGACGTCCTGGGCTACCTTAAGAAATACAACCCGCACAATCTGGCTCCTTTCTACCACCACTGGGGTGCGGCCAACTCTCTGATGGACCCCACAG GGATGCTGAGGTCTCTGATGCGGCAGGGCCAGTGCTTCTGCCGCGAGTGCGGGAAAAGCTTCAGCCAGCCGAGCCACCTGCGCACGCACATGAGGTCCCACACAG